A genome region from Saccharicrinis carchari includes the following:
- a CDS encoding endonuclease/exonuclease/phosphatase family protein produces MRNFFHKITRSLLSILNLIALLLLGLAYLGVYVSPENISFLSIVGFGFPLIWLANLFFAVFWIFRKRKRAVLSFLAIIVTWRLWQAVFPMNLGHEINSKELNNPLHVMSYNVRMFDKYVWTGDKDTPQKIYDFIKEQNPDVLCVQEFYINNKKTQHSENNILSKFKQFKYKHLEYNIKTHSGKKYGLATFSKYPITHQKPLLFENTTNFSIQTDIEVKGQRIRVFNNHLESVRLKQENYNFIDSLEFKSDKERAKGAYDILKKLNKALAHRATQAQTIGRHIQNSPYPAVVCGDFNDTPVSYVYRTVRGELKDAFIESGRGLGGTYNGKLPSFRIDFIFHDARFKSYNFKRNKMNYSDHYPISALIELQPKR; encoded by the coding sequence GCCTATTTGGGAGTATATGTAAGCCCCGAAAATATTAGTTTCCTTTCTATCGTAGGATTTGGCTTTCCGCTTATTTGGCTTGCCAACCTGTTTTTTGCGGTTTTTTGGATTTTCAGAAAACGTAAACGAGCGGTTCTTTCTTTCCTGGCTATTATTGTAACCTGGCGACTATGGCAGGCTGTTTTCCCGATGAACCTGGGGCACGAAATAAACAGCAAAGAACTCAACAACCCCTTACATGTTATGTCGTACAATGTGCGCATGTTCGATAAATATGTGTGGACCGGTGATAAAGATACACCTCAAAAAATTTATGATTTTATCAAAGAACAAAATCCTGATGTACTTTGTGTGCAGGAATTTTATATCAACAACAAAAAAACCCAACATTCCGAAAACAACATCCTATCAAAATTTAAACAGTTTAAATACAAGCATTTAGAATACAATATAAAAACCCATTCCGGAAAGAAATATGGCTTAGCCACTTTTTCAAAATACCCTATAACCCATCAAAAACCCTTGTTATTTGAGAATACCACCAACTTCAGCATTCAAACAGATATCGAAGTAAAAGGACAGCGGATACGGGTATTCAATAATCATCTGGAATCCGTTCGCCTAAAGCAAGAGAATTATAATTTCATCGACAGCTTAGAGTTTAAAAGTGATAAAGAGCGGGCTAAAGGAGCCTACGATATACTAAAAAAATTAAACAAAGCACTGGCACATCGGGCTACTCAGGCACAAACCATAGGGCGGCACATCCAGAACTCTCCCTACCCGGCAGTTGTATGTGGCGATTTTAACGACACACCAGTTTCCTATGTCTACCGTACAGTCAGGGGCGAACTGAAAGATGCTTTTATTGAATCCGGAAGAGGACTGGGGGGAACCTACAACGGCAAACTACCCTCCTTTCGTATCGACTTTATTTTTCATGATGCCAGGTTTAAGTCGTATAACTTTAAGCGTAATAAAATGAACTACAGCGACCATTATCCTATTTCTGCACTTATAGAACTGCAGCCAAAAAGATAA
- a CDS encoding DUF2254 domain-containing protein: MKKILFYWGELKSTFWFLPVVFILLAIVFALLFAYFDSQVQFPDKGIWPYILVGSASSARTILATISAAMIGVAGTVFSITLVALTLASSQFGPRLIRNFMYDRFNQVVLGTYIATFIYCLMVLNTIKETDHLIYIPSLSILFAIIAAVANIILLVIFIHHISVSIQADKVISDISESMSKNISSLFPDTLDDVKSKRPHYDEKALKNACTTKQTILAAKSGYLQYIDNDALVALALDYDFLIHLNCRAGDYLVKESELGTVYAGKNIEDEQIKKISHQLIIGQTRTRQQDAEHAIHQMVEIAARALSPGVNDPYTAIACIDNLTSTMCYLSRVKFPSKHRTDKDKRLRLIVETFSFNGMLNAAFNQIRQYAKGSPSVVIRLMDALITIDQFTHKPDYKISLKKHAEMIMNMAKESFTEPNDIKDVKERYALIVKD; this comes from the coding sequence ATGAAAAAAATTCTATTTTATTGGGGCGAGCTAAAATCCACCTTCTGGTTTTTACCAGTTGTATTTATTCTGTTGGCAATAGTTTTTGCATTACTATTTGCCTATTTCGATAGTCAGGTGCAGTTTCCCGACAAAGGTATTTGGCCTTATATTTTGGTTGGGAGTGCTTCTTCGGCCCGTACCATACTGGCCACCATTTCGGCCGCCATGATTGGGGTAGCCGGAACGGTATTTTCCATTACGCTGGTTGCCCTCACCTTGGCATCGTCGCAATTTGGCCCACGGCTTATCCGTAATTTTATGTACGATCGTTTTAACCAGGTGGTGCTGGGTACCTATATCGCTACCTTTATTTATTGTTTGATGGTGCTAAACACAATAAAAGAAACCGACCATCTTATCTATATTCCCTCGCTATCTATATTGTTTGCCATTATAGCTGCGGTTGCTAACATCATTCTTCTTGTAATTTTTATCCACCATATATCCGTGAGCATCCAGGCCGACAAGGTAATCTCTGACATATCGGAATCTATGTCAAAAAACATCAGCTCCTTATTTCCCGATACATTAGACGATGTTAAAAGTAAAAGGCCCCATTACGACGAAAAGGCACTGAAGAACGCCTGTACAACAAAACAAACCATTTTAGCTGCTAAAAGTGGTTACCTACAATATATCGACAATGATGCCCTGGTAGCCTTAGCGTTAGATTATGATTTTTTAATACATTTAAATTGCAGGGCAGGCGATTATTTGGTCAAAGAGTCTGAATTAGGGACAGTATATGCCGGTAAAAACATTGAGGATGAACAAATAAAAAAAATTAGCCATCAGCTTATTATTGGCCAAACCCGCACACGACAACAAGATGCGGAACACGCCATTCATCAAATGGTAGAGATAGCTGCCAGAGCGCTGTCGCCGGGTGTTAACGACCCCTATACGGCCATAGCCTGTATCGATAATCTCACCTCCACCATGTGCTACTTATCCAGGGTTAAATTTCCCTCAAAACACCGCACGGATAAGGATAAGCGTTTACGCCTTATCGTAGAAACATTTTCGTTTAACGGCATGCTCAATGCGGCTTTTAACCAAATACGTCAATACGCCAAAGGGAGCCCTTCGGTTGTTATACGCTTGATGGATGCTTTAATAACGATAGATCAATTTACCCATAAACCGGACTACAAAATATCGCTTAAGAAACATGCAGAAATGATAATGAACATGGCAAAAGAATCGTTTACTGAACCAAACGATATAAAAGATGTTAAAGAAAGGTATGCGCTAATTGTGAAAGACTAA
- the trxA gene encoding thioredoxin — translation MAIEVTDANFEEIVLKSDKPVLVDFWAEWCGPCRMVGPVVKELADDYGDKAVVTKMDVDSNPATSVKFGIRNIPTILFFKNGEVVDKQVGAVPKTILASKLDALM, via the coding sequence ATGGCAATTGAAGTAACAGATGCAAATTTTGAAGAAATAGTTCTAAAATCGGACAAACCAGTATTGGTTGATTTTTGGGCTGAATGGTGCGGTCCCTGCAGAATGGTTGGCCCAGTGGTAAAAGAATTGGCCGACGATTACGGCGACAAAGCGGTTGTAACCAAAATGGATGTGGACAGTAATCCGGCCACCTCGGTTAAGTTTGGGATCAGAAACATACCCACTATACTTTTCTTTAAAAACGGAGAAGTAGTTGACAAGCAAGTTGGTGCCGTTCCAAAAACTATTTTGGCATCCAAGCTTGATGCCCTCATGTAA